In Desulfovibrio sp. 86, the following proteins share a genomic window:
- a CDS encoding virulence factor SrfB, whose translation MNGIPSYLSPVSIIPGGCPQFLDFSLREESIRRLRRYFREEKKNQGDPDGRYTHYLRCLAETENGFIDQLTGQPCDEDYSVEARRAVTAWDGHWLPIPFLRTLDQAWPDGGKRFECGPSNWARARVMQSERHPDQLRVVLAFDTNVERRPAEGDRYHALSPQDVAAHGHFMLAHLVRDNSWFLNEAWVDEWLCGIFDLWRQSQHRGRGSWKDDTPYVLEHLANYLTWLDVVRMALNDLAAQVINPDRDTPVDVDLVLDIGNSRTTGILVETLPQRVTNLNDSYLLELRDLSNPENIYSEPFETRVEFVDAAFGNDALSRRSGRQAPAFAWPSAVRIGPEAARLATQAVCAEGTTGMSSPKRYLWDERPWQQSWRYNTGGKAEPMVSRGLFPRQLNPLGTPLACFDDPLFKKSPALQKQQAEPIFESLFTRSSLMLFMLGEILTQALVTINSPATRARRELPNLPRRLRRLIFTVPTAMPVAEKRIFRRWVVWAVRVVWTALGWGQWYTPKALARGQSGDYRQSPQVRCDWDEASCSQLVLLYNELAVKQHGDAHHLFRLLGRPRASCQGHPCVRMASIDIGGGTTDLSITTYELASGEGDTARIVPHTEFRDGFNIAGDEVLREVVANHVIPAIGQALVQQGLAEPRALLGQLFGRDSIGMSQEDRNTRVRLVRQIAVPVALGLLAACENPDIRHASYTCAIRDFFEPDPLESASDAPGAGGNGAGPGFEPATLAPRPQPAILKAVENMVRRGAPLIQDFNILNVPITVSPAAVDVTIRSTLGPTLSALCEVVHMYDCDVLLLTGRPSAWNGVVASVLAKLPVPPDRIIPMRSYHAGSWYPFADAQGRITDPKTTVVVGAILCALADGHLEGFSFDTGALHLTSTARYIGEMDINSQLKKPKVWFTVDVDSNEGTEQTRKVAFSGPLSIGYRQLDAERWPTTRYHLLAFANEDARARASGRLPYEVEVRLTVDDVWDDAPRTDDEKDRSEGEFSIISIVDNQGRGVDRRDLEIRLQTLKLDEGYWLDTGIVTDAG comes from the coding sequence ATGAATGGCATACCGAGCTACCTTTCCCCTGTAAGCATCATTCCCGGGGGCTGCCCGCAGTTTCTGGACTTTTCCCTGCGTGAGGAGTCCATCCGTCGGCTGCGGCGGTATTTTCGGGAAGAAAAAAAGAATCAGGGCGATCCCGACGGGCGCTATACCCACTATCTGCGCTGCCTGGCCGAGACGGAAAACGGATTTATCGACCAGCTGACGGGCCAGCCCTGCGATGAGGACTACAGCGTTGAAGCCCGCCGCGCCGTGACCGCATGGGACGGCCACTGGTTGCCCATTCCCTTTCTGCGTACCCTTGACCAGGCATGGCCTGACGGCGGCAAGCGCTTTGAATGCGGGCCGTCCAACTGGGCACGTGCGCGCGTCATGCAGTCCGAACGGCACCCGGATCAGTTGCGCGTCGTTCTGGCCTTTGACACCAACGTGGAGCGACGTCCGGCCGAAGGGGATCGCTATCACGCCCTGTCGCCTCAGGACGTGGCCGCCCACGGGCATTTTATGCTGGCCCATCTTGTTCGTGACAATTCATGGTTTCTCAATGAAGCCTGGGTTGACGAATGGCTCTGTGGCATCTTCGACCTCTGGCGGCAGTCGCAGCACCGGGGCCGGGGTTCCTGGAAGGACGACACTCCCTATGTGCTCGAACATCTCGCCAACTATCTCACCTGGCTGGATGTGGTCCGCATGGCCCTCAACGATCTTGCGGCGCAGGTCATCAACCCTGACCGCGATACGCCCGTGGATGTGGACCTTGTGCTCGACATCGGCAATTCACGCACCACGGGCATACTTGTGGAAACCCTGCCGCAGCGTGTGACCAACCTCAACGACAGCTATCTTCTGGAATTGCGCGACCTGAGTAATCCGGAAAACATTTATTCCGAACCCTTTGAAACAAGGGTGGAATTTGTGGATGCTGCCTTTGGCAACGATGCTCTTTCTCGACGTTCCGGCAGGCAGGCCCCGGCTTTTGCATGGCCGTCCGCCGTGCGCATCGGCCCCGAGGCCGCGCGTCTGGCGACCCAGGCCGTCTGCGCCGAGGGCACCACGGGCATGTCCAGCCCCAAGCGCTACCTGTGGGACGAGCGCCCCTGGCAGCAAAGCTGGCGCTACAATACCGGCGGCAAGGCTGAACCCATGGTCAGTCGCGGGCTTTTTCCACGGCAGCTCAATCCCTTGGGCACGCCGCTGGCCTGCTTTGACGATCCGCTGTTCAAAAAAAGTCCTGCCCTGCAAAAACAGCAGGCTGAACCCATTTTTGAATCCCTGTTCACGCGCTCGTCGCTCATGCTCTTCATGCTGGGCGAAATTCTCACTCAGGCCCTTGTGACCATAAACTCCCCCGCAACCAGGGCGCGCCGTGAACTGCCCAACCTGCCCCGCCGCTTGCGCAGGCTCATTTTTACCGTGCCCACGGCCATGCCTGTGGCGGAAAAACGGATATTCCGCCGTTGGGTTGTATGGGCTGTGCGCGTCGTCTGGACAGCTTTGGGCTGGGGGCAATGGTACACGCCCAAGGCGCTGGCGCGCGGGCAGAGCGGCGACTACCGCCAGAGCCCGCAAGTGCGCTGTGACTGGGATGAAGCCAGCTGCTCGCAGCTTGTGCTGCTCTATAATGAACTGGCCGTCAAACAGCACGGTGACGCCCACCATCTTTTTCGCCTTTTGGGCAGACCCCGCGCCTCATGCCAGGGGCATCCCTGCGTCCGCATGGCCTCCATTGACATAGGCGGCGGCACGACGGATCTGTCCATAACCACCTATGAACTGGCAAGCGGCGAAGGTGACACGGCGCGCATCGTGCCGCATACGGAATTCAGGGATGGCTTTAACATCGCTGGGGACGAAGTTCTGCGCGAAGTGGTGGCCAACCATGTAATCCCCGCCATAGGGCAGGCCCTTGTGCAACAGGGGCTGGCCGAGCCCCGCGCCCTGCTTGGGCAACTTTTCGGGCGAGACTCCATCGGCATGTCGCAGGAAGACCGCAACACGCGCGTCCGCCTGGTACGGCAGATTGCCGTGCCTGTGGCCCTGGGCCTGCTGGCCGCCTGCGAAAATCCCGACATCCGCCATGCCAGCTACACCTGCGCCATACGGGATTTTTTTGAACCCGACCCTCTGGAATCTGCCAGTGACGCTCCTGGTGCGGGCGGCAACGGGGCTGGCCCGGGTTTTGAACCCGCGACCCTTGCCCCCCGTCCGCAGCCAGCCATTCTGAAAGCGGTGGAAAATATGGTGCGCAGGGGAGCCCCCCTCATCCAGGACTTTAACATTCTGAATGTCCCCATTACGGTCAGCCCGGCTGCCGTGGACGTGACCATACGTTCCACCCTGGGGCCCACGCTGTCTGCCCTGTGCGAGGTTGTGCACATGTACGACTGCGACGTTTTGCTGCTCACGGGGCGGCCAAGCGCCTGGAACGGCGTGGTTGCGTCCGTCCTGGCCAAACTGCCCGTTCCCCCGGACAGGATAATCCCCATGCGCAGTTACCACGCCGGATCGTGGTATCCCTTTGCCGACGCGCAGGGCCGCATCACCGACCCCAAGACCACGGTGGTTGTGGGGGCCATTCTTTGCGCCCTGGCAGACGGACATCTTGAGGGCTTCTCCTTTGACACCGGGGCGTTGCATCTTACCTCAACGGCCCGCTACATCGGCGAGATGGACATCAACAGCCAGCTCAAAAAACCCAAGGTCTGGTTTACCGTTGATGTGGACAGCAATGAGGGCACCGAGCAGACACGCAAAGTTGCCTTCAGCGGCCCCTTGTCCATCGGGTACAGGCAGCTGGATGCCGAACGCTGGCCCACCACCCGCTATCATCTGCTGGCCTTTGCCAATGAGGACGCGCGCGCCAGAGCTTCTGGCCGTCTGCCCTATGAAGTGGAAGTTCGCCTCACCGTTGATGATGTGTGGGATGATGCCCCTCGAACGGATGATGAAAAAGACCGCAGCGAGGGCGAATTCAGCATCATTTCCATTGTGGATAATCAAGGCCGTGGCGTTGACAGGCGTGATCTCGAGATCCGCCTGCAGACGCTGAAACTGGATGAAGGCTACTGGCTGGACACAGGCATTGTGACTGATGCCGGTTAA
- a CDS encoding putative virulence factor, with product MVMQQDMDLARQCRQLADTARKAGTWLQDNADMVGGEKASLLKDMRHAGRFFSKCSQAAERKMCAGVFGPSQSGKSYLISALASDANGVLLADFCGESQDFLKKINPEGGKESTGLVTRFTTTQPEGLTPEFPIRLRLLSETDVARVLANTYYADCDHQDAPSAEALVKTLDQLEASAPAAPVEGSLDVDDVEDLRDYVNKNFSSRPRVQMLQNGYWARAAALAPRLGLEGRARLFGLVWDEVDEFQSVYLQLCGALHSLGRAAEVNCPLDALIPRERSIIDVERLQGLKHPTDDSLPILAPGGVKVNLPRAVITALTAEITIFMREKPDDFFDHTDLLDFPGYRSRYKFTDLRAALDSKEEMLKELFLRGKVAYLFERYREEKELTSMLLCIAPGPQEVHDLPHAVYEWICSTHGEKPSSRAGKAPALFFVLTKMDMEFEKKKGSPSVETRWTTRLESSLVKFFGQVHDWVDNWDGIHPFNNVFLLRNPNFTCEAIFDYDGGRETGVRQDQLAFVEEVRQSFLQSPLVQRHVASPDKVWQAAMTLNDGGVSLLRDCLRPLCNPELKRQQIRVSLDERKEQIVTRLSPFYRTDDREELRRQKEQLSRSFVTLLAKLAEKQLFGEFLRRLQVRDYDLYELCLNARQIPEQGQTAASLQVVGTRVSADDILGDIFGESTESAPPAQENDEAQARDMAGVFASLVMEHWIGHLRDLGVSGEARAQLGLPALELDQLCHEIILAASRCRLRENLEDSLRRSMSYSNIARERLIWKQVSLAADAINAFVDWLGFDPRFKNQSQRTILFGGKSVSLFDPPPVISGEPHIAEQEAPYDRFWYTDWLRALAYSIMANVDFDGQQTLDPEQNNRLRDILQAFKG from the coding sequence ATGGTTATGCAGCAAGATATGGACCTCGCCCGGCAATGTCGCCAGCTGGCGGATACCGCCCGCAAGGCCGGAACCTGGCTTCAGGATAATGCCGACATGGTGGGCGGCGAAAAAGCATCCCTGCTCAAGGATATGCGCCACGCGGGCCGTTTTTTCAGCAAATGCAGCCAGGCTGCGGAACGCAAGATGTGCGCGGGCGTCTTCGGGCCCAGCCAGTCGGGAAAATCCTACCTTATCTCCGCTCTGGCAAGCGACGCCAACGGGGTTTTGCTGGCCGACTTTTGCGGTGAAAGTCAGGATTTTCTCAAAAAAATCAATCCTGAAGGCGGCAAGGAATCCACTGGGCTTGTGACGCGCTTTACCACAACACAGCCAGAAGGCCTCACGCCGGAGTTTCCCATTCGCCTGCGCCTGCTGTCTGAAACGGACGTGGCCCGCGTGCTGGCCAATACCTACTACGCCGACTGCGACCATCAGGACGCCCCCAGTGCCGAGGCTCTGGTAAAAACCCTTGACCAGCTGGAAGCAAGCGCTCCCGCCGCGCCCGTTGAAGGCAGCCTGGACGTTGACGATGTTGAAGACCTGCGCGACTACGTGAACAAGAACTTCAGTTCCCGGCCGCGCGTGCAGATGCTTCAGAACGGCTACTGGGCACGGGCTGCGGCTCTGGCGCCACGCCTGGGCCTCGAAGGGCGCGCCCGTCTGTTCGGCCTTGTGTGGGACGAAGTTGACGAGTTTCAGTCAGTCTATCTGCAATTGTGCGGCGCGCTGCACAGCCTTGGCAGGGCCGCCGAAGTGAACTGCCCACTTGATGCCCTCATTCCGCGTGAGCGCAGCATCATTGACGTGGAACGCCTGCAAGGCCTGAAACACCCGACGGACGACTCCCTGCCGATTCTTGCTCCCGGCGGCGTCAAGGTCAATTTGCCAAGAGCCGTGATCACGGCCCTGACGGCAGAAATCACCATCTTCATGCGTGAAAAGCCCGATGACTTTTTTGACCACACAGACCTGCTGGACTTCCCCGGCTACCGCTCGCGCTACAAGTTCACTGATCTGCGCGCGGCGCTGGACAGCAAGGAAGAAATGCTCAAGGAGCTTTTTCTGCGCGGCAAGGTGGCCTATCTTTTCGAGCGCTACCGCGAAGAAAAAGAACTGACCAGCATGCTTCTTTGCATTGCGCCCGGCCCGCAGGAAGTTCATGACCTGCCCCACGCCGTTTATGAGTGGATTTGCTCCACGCACGGCGAAAAACCCTCAAGCCGCGCGGGCAAAGCTCCTGCCCTGTTCTTTGTGCTGACAAAGATGGATATGGAGTTTGAAAAAAAGAAGGGCTCGCCCTCTGTGGAAACACGCTGGACCACCCGTCTTGAATCTTCACTGGTCAAGTTTTTCGGCCAGGTGCACGACTGGGTTGATAACTGGGACGGCATCCACCCCTTCAACAACGTCTTTTTGCTGCGTAACCCCAACTTCACCTGCGAAGCCATTTTTGATTACGACGGCGGGCGTGAAACAGGGGTGCGTCAGGATCAACTGGCTTTTGTGGAAGAGGTTCGCCAGTCTTTCTTGCAGTCCCCCCTGGTACAGCGACACGTGGCCTCGCCCGACAAGGTGTGGCAGGCGGCCATGACGCTCAATGACGGCGGCGTCAGCCTGTTGCGCGACTGTCTGCGCCCCCTTTGCAATCCGGAACTGAAACGCCAGCAGATCCGCGTAAGCCTTGACGAAAGAAAAGAGCAGATCGTTACGCGCCTTTCCCCATTTTACCGCACGGACGATCGTGAGGAGTTACGCCGCCAGAAGGAGCAGCTTTCGCGCAGCTTTGTGACGCTTCTGGCCAAATTGGCCGAAAAACAGCTTTTTGGCGAGTTTCTGCGCCGCTTGCAGGTGCGTGACTACGATCTTTACGAACTGTGCCTCAATGCCCGCCAAATACCGGAACAGGGCCAGACCGCAGCAAGTCTGCAAGTGGTGGGAACCCGCGTTTCGGCTGACGACATTCTGGGTGACATCTTCGGCGAAAGCACGGAGAGCGCTCCCCCGGCACAGGAAAATGACGAAGCACAGGCCAGAGATATGGCTGGCGTGTTCGCGTCGCTCGTCATGGAGCACTGGATAGGCCATCTGCGTGATCTTGGCGTTTCTGGCGAAGCACGCGCCCAGCTTGGCTTGCCGGCACTGGAACTTGACCAGCTGTGCCATGAAATCATACTGGCCGCTTCACGGTGCCGCTTGCGCGAAAATCTTGAGGACAGCCTGCGGCGCAGCATGTCCTACAGCAATATCGCCCGTGAACGCCTGATCTGGAAGCAGGTCAGCCTTGCCGCCGACGCCATTAACGCCTTTGTGGACTGGCTGGGTTTTGACCCCCGCTTCAAAAACCAGAGCCAGCGCACCATTCTTTTTGGCGGCAAAAGCGTCAGCCTGTTTGATCCCCCGCCGGTTATCTCCGGCGAGCCGCACATAGCCGAACAGGAAGCCCCGTACGATCGTTTCTGGTATACGGACTGGCTGCGCGCCCTGGCCTACAGCATCATGGCCAATGTGGATTTTGACGGCCAACAGACTCTTGACCCTGAACAAAACAACCGCCTGCGTGATATTTTGCAGGCTTTCAAGGGATAA
- a CDS encoding sel1 repeat family protein, which yields MRASIAVDPVRGPGYGIIEFEGVGEMSSPVFVLQRASDGKCLSSGGWQESESAVTPQDWSAVDGSLRLNVGPEVVDELDSLDAYRITLPGYGACAMSVGKIMYSHISGGQGMAGGYRAPEAPATRPDPEPDPMPVTPPEEAPAPDPEPIPAQTEPPLQMAENSVPSDGGSGKRMALIAAIVLLLCAGFALWWFMLRTPETPPLPAAPEPQSSSAAPATPAPQGANGGAAEKSPLASAREQLRGEALPDVSLAMAKPMRKMDASPEECDAAFLLLEDAAQKGNAEAMFLVGQYYDPTATLPRGSIPLDMTQAKRWYDEALQKGQDKAQAQSSLDKLKEYAKAEEAKGNAEARALLQTWK from the coding sequence ATGCGCGCCAGCATCGCAGTGGACCCCGTACGTGGCCCCGGCTACGGCATTATTGAATTTGAAGGTGTGGGCGAGATGTCTTCGCCCGTGTTTGTGCTGCAACGGGCTTCGGATGGAAAATGCCTCTCGTCCGGCGGCTGGCAGGAAAGTGAAAGCGCTGTCACCCCCCAGGACTGGAGCGCCGTTGATGGCAGCCTTCGTCTTAATGTGGGCCCTGAAGTCGTCGATGAACTGGACAGTCTGGACGCCTACCGCATCACCCTGCCCGGCTACGGGGCCTGTGCCATGAGCGTGGGCAAGATCATGTATTCCCATATCAGTGGCGGCCAGGGCATGGCTGGCGGCTACCGCGCGCCTGAAGCGCCGGCAACCCGCCCCGACCCCGAGCCTGACCCCATGCCGGTGACGCCCCCCGAAGAAGCCCCCGCGCCAGACCCGGAACCCATCCCCGCACAGACCGAACCGCCTCTGCAAATGGCGGAAAACTCAGTGCCCTCGGACGGTGGTTCAGGAAAGCGCATGGCGCTCATTGCGGCCATTGTTCTTCTGCTCTGCGCGGGATTCGCCCTCTGGTGGTTTATGCTGCGCACACCTGAAACCCCGCCCTTGCCCGCAGCGCCGGAGCCGCAGAGTTCTTCCGCCGCACCCGCCACGCCAGCGCCTCAGGGAGCCAACGGCGGCGCGGCGGAAAAATCGCCACTGGCCAGCGCCCGCGAGCAACTGCGTGGCGAGGCTCTGCCCGATGTCAGTCTGGCCATGGCCAAGCCCATGCGCAAGATGGACGCCAGCCCCGAAGAATGTGACGCCGCCTTCCTGCTTCTGGAAGACGCGGCGCAAAAAGGCAATGCCGAAGCCATGTTCCTTGTGGGGCAGTACTATGATCCCACGGCAACGCTGCCCAGAGGCAGCATCCCGTTGGATATGACCCAGGCAAAACGCTGGTATGACGAAGCCCTGCAAAAGGGGCAGGACAAGGCGCAGGCGCAAAGTTCCCTGGACAAGCTCAAGGAATACGCCAAGGCTGAAGAGGCCAAGGGCAACGCCGAAGCGCGCGCCTTGCTGCAAACGTGGAAATAA
- a CDS encoding vWA domain-containing protein, whose translation MRPALTPYTLRAPFILLACALTVLFAVGTGVVCSTSAAQAAPLLLEGKKTLFQRVVSHPGARLLATPGTDAAVVKESVTPFTVFYVYARTNGWIQVGTGTASAEGWLEAAKATEWNQSLTLLFTPRTGREPVLFFNTEKALNDICAAPDMDARLDKLGAEASTLLQGGKTPPADFPVLASEPADAAGAVSEKRFYLMPILDMKDPFDGVKFLRVASIDPGSLGNGQDGKGGPPKTGIALVIDTTISMKPYIDQSLNVVRQIYDKIEQDKLEDNVGFAVVAFRNSTTATPGLGYVSEVVSDFATAKDRKNLEEKLGKVQEATVSSHDFNEDSLAGVYKAVESLNWSGYSSRLILLITDAGPLKSTDKYASVSMGPNELNDFARQKGIWITVLHIKSPGGAKNHAYAEQSYRALSKLSGNRSNYQVVAAPTAAAGAKQFAEVAKVLATGMVDMVKNTAAGKIMTKPKDEKPQKLTAEEEAARLAATLGYAMQLEYLGRAHENQAPSVVSSWIADMDLKRLAKSEQSPSVEVAVLLTKNQLNDLSAQIKAIIDSGERTKKTDSRDFFQGVLSASTRMARDPNMPTQGKNLAELGVLAEFLDGLPYKSDIMLLREEDWYRMSVGEQTAFINRLKSRLARYEEYDRDRANWESFGQSNPGDWVYRVPLSMLP comes from the coding sequence ATGCGCCCTGCCCTGACTCCATATACCCTGCGTGCCCCGTTCATCCTGCTTGCCTGCGCGCTGACCGTGCTGTTTGCAGTGGGAACGGGCGTGGTCTGCAGCACGTCCGCCGCTCAGGCTGCGCCCCTGCTGCTTGAAGGCAAAAAAACGCTTTTTCAGCGGGTAGTCAGCCACCCTGGAGCGCGCCTTCTGGCGACCCCCGGTACGGACGCTGCCGTGGTGAAAGAAAGCGTGACGCCGTTTACCGTGTTTTACGTGTACGCTCGCACCAACGGCTGGATTCAGGTGGGCACGGGCACGGCTTCTGCCGAGGGCTGGCTTGAGGCAGCGAAAGCCACAGAGTGGAACCAGTCCCTCACCCTGCTCTTCACGCCGCGAACAGGCCGCGAGCCTGTGCTGTTTTTTAACACGGAAAAAGCCTTGAATGATATCTGCGCGGCTCCTGATATGGACGCCCGTCTGGACAAGCTCGGCGCCGAGGCCTCCACACTGTTGCAAGGCGGCAAGACGCCCCCCGCCGATTTTCCCGTGCTGGCAAGCGAACCCGCTGACGCAGCCGGGGCCGTGTCGGAAAAACGCTTTTATCTCATGCCCATTCTCGACATGAAGGATCCCTTTGACGGCGTGAAATTTCTGCGGGTGGCCTCCATTGACCCCGGCAGTCTTGGCAACGGTCAGGACGGCAAGGGCGGTCCGCCAAAAACAGGCATTGCCCTTGTCATTGACACCACCATTTCAATGAAGCCCTATATCGATCAAAGCCTTAATGTTGTCAGGCAGATATATGACAAGATCGAGCAGGACAAGCTGGAAGACAACGTGGGCTTTGCTGTGGTGGCGTTTCGCAACAGCACAACGGCCACGCCCGGCCTGGGGTATGTATCTGAAGTGGTGAGTGACTTTGCCACGGCAAAAGACCGTAAAAACCTTGAAGAAAAACTGGGTAAGGTTCAGGAAGCCACGGTTTCAAGCCACGACTTCAACGAAGACTCTCTGGCGGGCGTCTATAAGGCTGTGGAGTCGCTCAACTGGAGCGGCTATTCCTCACGCCTCATTCTGCTCATCACCGACGCGGGCCCCCTCAAAAGCACAGACAAATATGCTTCCGTGAGCATGGGGCCCAACGAACTCAATGACTTTGCGCGGCAAAAAGGCATCTGGATAACGGTACTGCATATTAAAAGCCCTGGCGGGGCAAAAAACCATGCCTATGCCGAACAGAGCTATCGCGCTCTGAGCAAGCTTTCGGGCAACCGCTCCAACTATCAGGTTGTGGCCGCACCCACGGCCGCCGCTGGGGCCAAACAGTTTGCGGAAGTCGCCAAGGTTCTGGCCACAGGCATGGTTGACATGGTCAAAAATACTGCTGCGGGCAAGATCATGACCAAACCCAAGGACGAAAAACCGCAAAAACTCACTGCCGAAGAAGAGGCCGCGCGTCTTGCCGCAACGCTCGGATACGCCATGCAACTGGAATATCTTGGCAGGGCGCATGAAAATCAGGCCCCCAGCGTCGTCAGTTCCTGGATCGCAGATATGGACCTCAAGCGGCTTGCCAAAAGCGAGCAAAGCCCCAGTGTTGAGGTTGCCGTACTGTTGACCAAAAACCAGCTCAACGACCTCAGCGCCCAGATAAAGGCCATCATCGACAGCGGCGAGCGCACCAAGAAAACGGATTCCCGCGACTTCTTCCAGGGGGTGCTTTCCGCATCAACCCGCATGGCGCGCGATCCCAACATGCCCACGCAGGGCAAGAACCTTGCGGAACTGGGCGTTCTGGCCGAGTTTCTTGACGGTCTGCCCTACAAAAGCGACATCATGCTTCTGCGTGAAGAAGACTGGTACCGCATGAGCGTGGGGGAGCAAACGGCCTTCATCAATCGCCTCAAGTCCCGCCTTGCCCGGTATGAAGAATATGACCGCGACAGGGCCAACTGGGAAAGCTTCGGGCAGTCCAACCCCGGCGACTGGGTATACCGTGTGCCCCTGAGCATGCTGCCCTAG
- a CDS encoding ATP-binding cassette domain-containing protein translates to MNDLVFSLRNVGKSRPGADGFRLHIDGLDVVRGSLQALVGPSGCGKSTALDLLAGILRPDAGATEGATRQDTVKLADTMARQDSTEPEEAPSRRERRFLFSPTPNAANDILVKWRKKDLNSLARLRQRHLGYVQQTGGLLPFLTARDNIMLRCSSLGCVTERSQQIQGIVDGLGIGRLLEQYPATLSVGERQRVAIAAALAHAPEMVLADEPTAALDPVHARNALRIFANLAQKMNITVLMVTHSLEMAVEAGFSPIRVTLDQGGADAISRIDHRMDDSPAAPGFELQGERA, encoded by the coding sequence ATGAATGACCTGGTTTTTTCATTACGCAATGTGGGTAAAAGCCGTCCCGGCGCGGATGGCTTTCGCCTGCATATAGACGGCCTTGATGTTGTCCGTGGCAGCCTGCAGGCCCTAGTGGGGCCAAGCGGCTGCGGCAAGAGCACCGCGCTGGATCTGCTGGCTGGCATACTGCGCCCCGATGCGGGAGCGACTGAAGGCGCGACGCGGCAGGACACTGTGAAACTGGCGGACACTATGGCGCGGCAGGACAGTACGGAACCTGAGGAAGCGCCTTCACGCCGGGAACGCCGTTTTCTATTCAGCCCCACCCCCAATGCTGCCAACGACATACTGGTAAAGTGGCGTAAAAAAGACCTGAACTCCCTGGCCCGCCTGCGGCAGCGCCATCTTGGCTATGTACAGCAGACAGGCGGCCTGCTGCCCTTTCTGACTGCCCGTGACAACATCATGCTGCGTTGCAGCAGTCTGGGTTGCGTGACAGAACGCAGCCAGCAGATTCAGGGCATCGTGGACGGTCTCGGCATAGGACGCCTGCTTGAGCAATACCCCGCCACCCTTTCCGTGGGTGAGCGCCAGCGGGTCGCCATTGCCGCCGCCCTGGCGCATGCGCCCGAAATGGTGCTTGCGGACGAACCCACGGCGGCCCTTGATCCAGTGCACGCGCGCAATGCCCTGCGGATTTTCGCAAATCTGGCCCAAAAGATGAATATTACCGTGCTTATGGTGACGCACAGTCTTGAAATGGCTGTGGAAGCGGGCTTCAGCCCCATCCGGGTGACGCTCGACCAGGGCGGGGCGGACGCCATATCCCGCATCGATCACAGGATGGATGACAGCCCCGCTGCTCCCGGCTTCGAACTGCAAGGAGAACGGGCATGA
- a CDS encoding FtsX-like permease family protein has protein sequence MSTPAAPVRRTRTLRQMLRLSWRDYAYEKLLSACAILGLAAVLTPLLVLYGVKFGVMQTLTDRLRSEPRTLEISPVVSGRFSMKYLDELAAHPDVAFVLPRTRSIAATMDLVAGQGTDRTTLVASLEPTGPGDPLLQRYGATEPVMPEHPDKEPIGVSLSASAAEKLHAAMGDTITGRVERRYAGQMQSVRVSLRVVSVLPLAAQQKDVAFIPLPLLEATEDYRDGRAVPELGTNNGWTGEARPQEARLYPGFRLYARDLDAVMRLRQGFAQQKLDVYTHAEEIEQINSLARALNLVFALICAATAAGFLASTTSSTLASVKRKERTLGLLNLAGFTTGELMLLPLTQSLLTALLGTALASGLYTLAALAINQLFSSSLSGMEQVCRLLPQHFLLAFAAVAGLALAAALGPALRAARIEPSEVIREV, from the coding sequence ATGAGCACCCCAGCCGCTCCTGTGCGCCGCACGAGGACATTGAGGCAGATGCTGCGCCTCTCCTGGCGGGATTACGCCTATGAAAAGCTGCTCTCGGCCTGCGCGATCCTGGGTCTGGCCGCCGTGCTCACCCCCCTGCTGGTTCTCTACGGCGTCAAATTCGGAGTGATGCAAACCCTTACGGACAGGCTGCGCAGCGAACCACGCACCCTGGAAATCTCCCCTGTGGTCAGCGGCCGTTTTTCAATGAAATATCTTGACGAGCTTGCCGCGCATCCTGACGTGGCCTTTGTGCTGCCGCGCACGCGCTCCATTGCCGCCACCATGGATCTTGTGGCAGGCCAGGGCACAGACCGCACAACCCTTGTGGCTTCACTGGAACCGACAGGTCCGGGCGATCCGCTTCTCCAGCGTTATGGGGCGACCGAGCCTGTCATGCCCGAACACCCCGACAAAGAGCCCATTGGCGTGTCCCTGTCAGCCTCGGCTGCGGAAAAGCTTCATGCAGCCATGGGCGACACCATCACAGGCCGTGTGGAGCGCCGCTATGCCGGGCAGATGCAGAGCGTGCGCGTTTCCTTGCGCGTTGTGTCCGTGCTGCCCCTTGCGGCGCAGCAGAAGGATGTGGCCTTCATTCCGCTGCCTCTGCTGGAAGCCACGGAAGACTACCGCGATGGCCGCGCTGTGCCCGAGCTTGGCACAAACAATGGATGGACAGGCGAAGCCCGCCCGCAGGAGGCCCGTTTGTACCCCGGTTTCAGGCTGTACGCCAGGGATCTTGATGCCGTCATGCGCCTGCGTCAGGGATTTGCGCAGCAAAAGCTTGATGTGTACACCCATGCGGAAGAGATTGAGCAGATCAACAGCCTGGCCCGCGCCCTGAATCTTGTTTTTGCCCTCATTTGCGCCGCCACGGCAGCCGGATTTCTGGCCTCCACCACAAGCAGCACCCTGGCCAGCGTCAAACGCAAGGAACGCACGCTCGGCCTGCTGAACCTGGCAGGCTTCACCACTGGTGAGCTCATGTTGCTGCCCCTGACGCAATCCCTGCTTACCGCCCTGTTGGGCACTGCTCTGGCATCGGGTCTGTACACCCTGGCAGCCTTGGCCATAAACCAGCTTTTCAGTTCCAGCCTCAGTGGTATGGAACAGGTCTGCCGCCTGCTGCCGCAACATTTTCTGCTGGCATTCGCCGCCGTGGCAGGACTTGCTCTGGCGGCAGCCCTTGGGCCTGCCTTGCGGGCCGCGCGCATAGAACCTTCGGAGGTTATCCGTGAAGTTTAG